One window from the genome of Oceanidesulfovibrio indonesiensis encodes:
- a CDS encoding AAA family ATPase — protein MEIVCPNCQRKRTIDASKLPAGNVTVRCEACDHRFSLKSARRLSVMITKGGVGKTTTAVTLASGLALNGYKVLLVDTDTQGQTSYMMGLKSNDGLAKLLLGEKDAGEAVLKARENLWLLAGGKSLASVKRMITRMDYGGERTLTNKLQPLEKSYDFIILDTSPSWDTLTVNVLFYARELIVPVSLEIMPVQGLAEFLKSFSQLRAHNKDIRLRYILPLFLAKPTENSRAILRSLEKYYGKYICTPIRYSTRISEAPAYGMTIFEYAGGDKVVQDYKDLVREVLKGDEI, from the coding sequence ATGGAAATCGTCTGCCCAAACTGTCAGCGAAAGCGAACCATCGACGCTTCCAAGCTACCGGCCGGCAACGTCACTGTCCGTTGCGAAGCGTGCGACCATCGTTTCTCGCTCAAAAGCGCGCGCAGACTCTCCGTCATGATCACCAAGGGCGGGGTCGGCAAGACCACAACCGCCGTCACCCTCGCCTCCGGACTCGCCCTGAACGGCTACAAGGTCCTGCTCGTGGACACGGACACTCAGGGGCAGACCTCCTATATGATGGGCCTCAAGTCCAATGACGGACTCGCCAAGCTCCTGCTCGGGGAAAAAGACGCCGGCGAGGCAGTGCTGAAGGCCCGGGAAAACCTCTGGCTGCTCGCCGGCGGCAAAAGCCTCGCCTCGGTCAAGCGCATGATCACCCGCATGGACTACGGCGGGGAGCGCACCCTGACCAACAAGCTCCAGCCCCTCGAAAAAAGCTACGACTTCATCATCCTCGACACCTCGCCTAGCTGGGACACCCTCACGGTGAACGTGCTTTTTTACGCGCGGGAACTCATTGTGCCCGTCTCCCTGGAGATCATGCCCGTGCAGGGTCTGGCCGAGTTCCTCAAGAGCTTTTCCCAGCTGCGGGCGCACAACAAGGATATCCGGCTCCGCTACATCCTGCCGCTGTTCCTGGCCAAGCCCACGGAGAACTCACGCGCCATACTGCGCAGCCTGGAGAAATATTACGGCAAGTATATCTGCACGCCCATCCGCTACAGCACGCGCATCAGCGAGGCGCCGGCATACGGCATGACCATTTTCGAGTATGCAGGCGGAGACAAGGTCGTGCAGGACTACAAGGATCTCGTACGGGAAGTCCTCAAGGGCGACGAAATCTGA
- a CDS encoding HD domain-containing phosphohydrolase encodes MTGAASISRLVKKSFLGAYLEDALTLFEAGSFLAVIHQPDAYALAGTAGPAAHEDLLQRFADGVIPAPHTRELAVEGVVFGWLVLDTPSHAEASALDFVARSLREIISRELLRRGLGAETLEQYREVALLQRAVGKLNGSLDVYQVAHSLLDECMATSFPADHALVLFLDDASRTYRIVQSAGSRELPYAERIAQSRLFSEVLANACWDDADGEDTLASERMVKGEIVNDLTRDPRWDVDVPEVSRMLIVPLATSRIIHGALVMASGPSSRPFGSGHLKQTTTLATVTGIAMANAHHFHQVQRILMSLIQSIATAIDSRDTLTSGHSQRVARIAHSLARAVSQDRREFPDFAFTEMELQEIFYAGLLHDVGKIGVREEVLTKATRLHPRKLELIGMRLELWGAMHQREWTDLFERLQAINSAYDVSEEDEALLYRLANKSIAIGEATIEVLSADELSEFLTPRGNLNAEEWEEIKRHPAESHRILENIPFTSHFPRILQIIVQHHERLDGSGYPAGLEGDELLLQSRILAVADVYDSLRRDRHYKKALSQEMALAILEQEGRLNKLDARVVRVLTGALESVEHAEAPEPRAFGLGSPVDHP; translated from the coding sequence ATGACCGGCGCTGCATCGATCTCGCGCCTTGTCAAAAAATCCTTTCTGGGTGCCTACCTGGAAGACGCCCTCACTCTGTTCGAAGCAGGCAGTTTCCTGGCCGTCATACATCAGCCCGATGCGTACGCCCTGGCCGGAACCGCCGGCCCAGCCGCACACGAAGACCTTCTGCAACGCTTCGCCGACGGCGTCATCCCCGCGCCCCATACTCGGGAACTCGCCGTGGAAGGCGTCGTTTTCGGCTGGCTGGTGCTCGACACGCCTTCCCACGCAGAAGCCTCCGCCCTCGACTTCGTTGCCCGCTCGCTCCGGGAGATCATATCCCGTGAACTACTCCGCCGCGGTCTGGGCGCTGAGACACTGGAGCAGTATCGGGAAGTCGCCCTGCTGCAACGCGCCGTGGGCAAGCTGAACGGCTCCCTGGACGTATATCAGGTAGCGCATTCGCTGCTGGACGAGTGCATGGCCACATCGTTCCCGGCGGATCACGCGCTGGTTCTGTTCCTGGACGATGCAAGCCGGACATATCGCATCGTGCAGTCCGCAGGCTCCCGGGAACTGCCTTACGCCGAGCGCATCGCCCAGAGTCGCCTTTTCAGCGAGGTCCTGGCCAATGCCTGTTGGGACGACGCTGACGGCGAGGACACCCTCGCCAGCGAACGCATGGTCAAGGGCGAGATCGTGAACGACCTGACGCGCGATCCGCGTTGGGACGTGGACGTGCCGGAAGTGTCCCGCATGCTCATAGTACCCCTGGCAACGTCTCGCATCATCCATGGCGCGCTCGTCATGGCCTCGGGCCCGTCGTCGCGTCCTTTCGGGTCCGGCCACCTCAAGCAGACCACAACCCTGGCCACGGTTACGGGCATCGCCATGGCCAACGCGCACCACTTTCACCAGGTGCAGCGCATCCTCATGTCGCTCATCCAGTCCATCGCCACGGCCATCGATTCCCGAGACACGCTCACCTCCGGCCATTCCCAGCGTGTGGCGCGCATTGCACATTCGTTGGCCCGGGCCGTGAGCCAGGACCGCAGGGAGTTTCCCGACTTCGCGTTCACGGAGATGGAGCTGCAGGAGATATTCTACGCCGGCCTGCTGCACGACGTGGGCAAAATCGGCGTGCGCGAGGAGGTTCTCACCAAAGCCACGCGCCTGCACCCCAGAAAGCTGGAGCTCATCGGCATGCGCCTGGAGCTCTGGGGAGCCATGCACCAACGCGAATGGACCGATCTGTTTGAACGACTCCAGGCGATCAACTCGGCCTATGACGTTTCCGAGGAAGACGAGGCCCTGCTCTACCGGCTCGCCAACAAAAGCATTGCCATCGGCGAGGCGACCATCGAGGTACTGAGTGCCGACGAGCTCTCGGAGTTTCTGACTCCCCGCGGCAACCTGAACGCCGAGGAGTGGGAAGAGATCAAGAGACATCCGGCTGAAAGCCATCGCATCCTGGAAAACATTCCCTTCACCAGCCATTTCCCCCGCATTCTGCAGATCATCGTGCAGCACCACGAACGGCTGGACGGCTCCGGCTATCCGGCCGGCCTCGAAGGTGACGAGCTTTTGCTGCAAAGCCGCATCCTTGCTGTGGCCGACGTCTACGACTCCCTGCGCCGGGACCGCCATTACAAAAAAGCGCTCTCGCAGGAGATGGCCCTGGCCATCCTGGAGCAGGAAGGCCGCCTGAACAAGCTGGACGCCCGGGTGGTCCGCGTTCTGACCGGGGCTTTGGAATCCGTGGAACACGCCGAAGCGCCGGAACCACGCGCCTTCGGTCTGGGTTCACCCGTCGATCACCCGTAA
- a CDS encoding GGDEF domain-containing protein — protein sequence MTALRKFFSKKLQYSEPLARADDANGHALLSFFGEDGAAELEGLYAREHLGIVTLELKDYYSLRSPDQDILGPKIMDTLEYEAVREIPNIFHHARFLFSERIGFCCVFLAFIITEDVVAFANATQLFRIQVRERINKNLLSTTNGIGDVLAGHAYIPPRRQGPFSEVVFKAYCHSRRFASQPKELSSLPLYDEFRWILEKGKISTLYQPVIDFQHGDVIGWEAFSRGPRGGFFEPPQTLFQLAAELGCTFDLETLCRDKALQGLGPIGPHQKLFLNNFCNDASAPGFSASQLLDIIAPHGLTPQNVVLEFAERQGFRDMNLFYKAIENFRREGFAIAIDDVGSGDSSLHNLTQIRPDYIKIDISLIDGIDSNPYHRSMVETLVFLAGKLNASIIAVGIETDTELSSLVSMGVDGGQGNLIGPPAPAVSAKSVTIPAKAWYTPANTAGWHTFSPVRELVRPTCSVSPGTTVKEVKAMLADQLPQTSVAVVNACRPVGLLMQYTMDRHLSTQFGMSLYYHREVGRIMDSAPLVVDVETSVEEAAKAAMAREGTKIYDDILVTEKGRLIGAVSVQGMLDKLAEMQVELAKGANPLSGLPGNVVIEHEIEKRVKKRLTCGMIYVDLDNFKVYNDVFGFDRGDKIILLTARTLTRAVAEKGDARDFVGHVGGDDFIVLAEPDNVPAICDRVLELFAAEVPSLYRNEDIQRGYIVGKGRDGHIRKYSLVSLSLAVLDCSFDERFSMGRLSERVADVKKRAKDIEGNSCIREPFASS from the coding sequence ATGACCGCGCTTCGCAAATTTTTCTCAAAGAAGCTTCAATATTCGGAGCCGCTGGCAAGGGCGGACGACGCCAACGGCCACGCCCTGCTCTCCTTTTTCGGCGAGGACGGCGCCGCCGAGCTGGAAGGGCTCTACGCCCGCGAGCACCTCGGAATCGTTACCCTGGAGCTCAAGGACTACTATTCCCTGCGCTCGCCGGATCAGGACATTCTCGGGCCGAAGATCATGGACACCCTGGAGTATGAAGCCGTCCGGGAGATTCCCAACATATTTCACCATGCCCGGTTTCTGTTTTCCGAGCGAATCGGCTTCTGCTGCGTATTTCTCGCGTTCATCATCACCGAGGACGTGGTCGCCTTCGCCAACGCCACCCAGCTCTTTCGCATCCAGGTGCGCGAACGCATCAATAAGAATCTTCTCTCCACCACCAACGGCATCGGCGACGTGCTCGCCGGGCATGCGTACATCCCACCGCGTCGCCAGGGCCCCTTCTCCGAGGTCGTTTTCAAGGCTTATTGCCACTCCCGGCGGTTCGCGAGCCAGCCCAAGGAGCTTTCCTCTCTGCCCCTGTACGACGAGTTCCGCTGGATTCTGGAAAAGGGCAAGATATCAACGCTGTACCAGCCGGTCATCGATTTTCAACATGGCGACGTCATCGGCTGGGAGGCTTTCTCGCGAGGACCGCGCGGCGGTTTCTTCGAACCGCCGCAGACCCTGTTCCAACTGGCCGCCGAGCTCGGCTGCACTTTCGACCTGGAAACGCTGTGCCGGGACAAGGCGCTGCAGGGCCTCGGCCCCATAGGCCCCCACCAGAAGCTCTTTCTGAACAACTTCTGCAACGATGCGAGCGCCCCGGGCTTCTCCGCGAGCCAGCTCCTGGACATCATCGCCCCGCACGGCCTGACGCCGCAGAACGTGGTGCTGGAGTTTGCTGAACGCCAGGGGTTCCGGGACATGAACCTGTTCTACAAGGCCATCGAAAACTTCCGCAGGGAGGGCTTCGCCATCGCCATAGACGACGTGGGATCCGGCGATTCCAGCCTGCACAACCTCACCCAGATTCGGCCCGACTACATCAAGATAGACATTTCGCTCATCGACGGCATCGACTCCAACCCCTACCACCGCAGCATGGTGGAAACCCTTGTGTTTCTTGCCGGCAAACTGAACGCCTCCATCATCGCCGTGGGCATAGAGACGGATACCGAGCTTTCTTCCCTCGTCTCCATGGGGGTGGATGGAGGACAAGGCAACCTCATCGGCCCGCCGGCCCCGGCCGTATCCGCCAAGTCCGTAACCATCCCGGCAAAGGCCTGGTACACGCCGGCGAATACGGCCGGGTGGCACACCTTCTCGCCGGTGCGTGAGCTCGTCCGGCCTACCTGCTCCGTTTCCCCCGGGACGACAGTGAAGGAGGTCAAGGCCATGCTCGCAGACCAGCTGCCGCAGACCAGCGTGGCTGTCGTCAACGCATGCCGGCCCGTGGGGTTGCTCATGCAATACACCATGGACCGCCACCTCTCCACGCAGTTCGGCATGTCGCTCTACTATCATCGCGAGGTGGGCAGGATCATGGACTCCGCGCCCCTGGTTGTCGACGTTGAGACATCCGTGGAGGAGGCGGCCAAGGCCGCCATGGCGCGCGAGGGCACCAAGATTTATGACGACATCCTGGTCACGGAAAAGGGACGGCTCATCGGCGCTGTCTCGGTGCAGGGCATGCTCGACAAGCTCGCTGAAATGCAGGTGGAGCTTGCCAAGGGCGCCAACCCCCTGTCCGGCCTGCCGGGCAACGTGGTCATCGAGCACGAGATCGAGAAGCGGGTGAAGAAACGGCTGACCTGCGGAATGATCTACGTGGATCTGGACAACTTCAAGGTCTACAACGACGTCTTCGGCTTCGACCGCGGGGACAAGATCATCCTGCTCACGGCCCGCACGCTGACCCGCGCCGTGGCGGAAAAGGGCGACGCGCGCGACTTCGTGGGCCATGTTGGCGGCGACGACTTCATCGTCCTGGCCGAACCGGACAACGTGCCGGCCATCTGCGACAGGGTCCTGGAACTGTTCGCCGCCGAAGTCCCGTCCCTCTACCGGAATGAGGATATCCAGCGCGGATATATCGTGGGCAAGGGTCGCGACGGCCATATCCGCAAGTATTCGCTGGTCAGTCTTTCTCTGGCCGTGCTGGACTGCTCCTTTGACGAGCGCTTCTCCATGGGCAGGCTCTCCGAACGCGTGGCCGACGTGAAAAAACGCGCCAAGGACATCGAAGGCAACTCCTGTATTCGCGAACCTTTCGCGTCCTCGTAG